GGGAGGTGTAGATGTCCTGGTCAACGTCGTGGGCGGCTCATCTGCGCCAGCCGGCGGATTTGCGGCGCTCACCGATGAGGTCTGGTCCGACGAAATAAACCTGAACCTGATGTCGGCGGTGCGTCTCGACCGGGCCATACTACCGGGCATGATCGCACGCGGGAAAGGCGTCATCATACACGTGACATCTATTCAGGCGCGCATGCCCCTTCCCGAAGCGACGACCGCCTACGCCGCAGCCAAAGCTGCGCTGTCAGCCTACAGCAAGTCACTTTCAAAAGAGGTGGCGCCGAAAGGTGTGCGTGTGATGCGGGTTGCTCCGGGCTGGATCGAGACGTCAGCAGCAACCGAACTCGCGGAACGTCTGGCCCTTGAGGCGGGCACAGATCTGGAAGGCGGTAAGAAAATCGTAATGGACAGCCTCGG
This genomic interval from Thalassovita mediterranea contains the following:
- a CDS encoding SDR family oxidoreductase; translation: MSEAWLNLKGLKVLVTGGTKGTGAAIAQRFADAGADVLVTARHEPEQSSKGIEFVRADLSSGTGASTLATVADYRLGGVDVLVNVVGGSSAPAGGFAALTDEVWSDEINLNLMSAVRLDRAILPGMIARGKGVIIHVTSIQARMPLPEATTAYAAAKAALSAYSKSLSKEVAPKGVRVMRVAPGWIETSAATELAERLALEAGTDLEGGKKIVMDSLGGIPIGRPTQPDEIADLVAFLASPRAGAITGAEYVIDGGTLPVV